In the genome of Drosophila subpulchrella strain 33 F10 #4 breed RU33 chromosome 2L, RU_Dsub_v1.1 Primary Assembly, whole genome shotgun sequence, one region contains:
- the LOC119547431 gene encoding fidgetin-like protein 1 codes for MTDHPWIKQFAACEATFQSTEASNAQKQNAWRRQLLLLCQQTRDSIRFDVTKEHQEKLEKLESTEQTMVERLNQCQETIKKSRRTKSEIKKRADYVFEMPRDVDFDPECRTSYESCGKSEMTLRALQAASSKTTTHVKPNQTMHFPTASGKDSDKGIKKGHQIPPQDASQNGFGFRTAREQLVLDELKKNKQHAASESTASPTDMMNFRKKTLGGKRTVSSKFVSPMGSNENSTSSNGCSNLPPNLAHLDPKMVEQILGESMHDFKHVAWEDIAGLESAKSTFLEAIIMPLRRPDLFTGVRSPPRGVLLFGPPGTGKTLIARSIASQAKAKFFSINPSSLTSKWVGEAEKLVKTLFAVAAAHQPAIIFIDEVDSLLSKRSGNENESTLRLKNEFLIHLDGAASNEEVRLLVIGATNRPQELDEAVRRRFVRRLYVPLPTKEARQKIIEKILRQVKHSLDGTEINELAELTDGYSGADVDSLCRYASMAPLRLLTPDQMEVIETHQLPAVTIIDFKQALRDISKSVSADDCKQFEAWNDVYGVRH; via the exons ATGACCGACCATCCGTGGATTAAACAATTTGCTGCCTGTGAGGCCACATTCCAATCCACAGAAGCCTCGAATGCCCAAAAACAGAATGCCTGGCGAAGGCAACTACTTTTGCTATGCCAACAAACCAg AGACTCCATCCGCTTTGATGTAACAAAAGAACATCAGGAAAAGCTGGAAAAACTCGAAAGTACCGAGCAGACAATGGTGGAGCGCTTAAATCAATGCCAGGAAACAATAAAGAAAAGCCGCAGGACGAAATCAGAGATAAAAAAACGAGCAGATTATGTGTTCGAAATGCCCCGGGATGTGGATTTTGATCCGGAATGCAGGACCTCGTACGAGAGTTGTGGAAAATCGGAGATGACTTTGAGGGCTTTACAAGCCGCTTCCTCGAAAACCACAACCCATGTTAAACCCAATCAAACAATGCATTTTCCCACTGCCTCTGGGAAAGATTCGGATAAGGGTATCAAAAAGGGACACCAGATTCCACCGCAGGATGCATCCCAAAATGGCTTTGGCTTTCGCACTGCCCGGGAGCAACTAGTACTGGACGAACTGAAG AAAAACAAGCAACATGCTGCTAGTGAATCGACTGCATCCCCAACCGACATGATGAACTTTAGGAAGAAAACGCTGGGTGGAAAACGCACTGTTAGCTCGAAGTTTGTATCGCCCATGGGAAGCAATGAGAACTCCACAAGCTC CAACGGCTGCAGCAACCTACCCCCCAACCTGGCCCATTTGGATCCCAAGATGGTGGAGCAAATTCTCGGAGAAAGCATGCACGATTTCAAACACGTCG CATGGGAAGATATTGCGGGTCTGGAATCCGCCAAGTCCACATTCCTAGAAGCCATTATAATGCCGCTCCGTCGGCCAGATTTGTTCACTGGTGTGCGGTCTCCGCCTAGGGGGGTTCTCCTATTCGGCCCACCTGGCACTGGGAAAACACTCATCGCCAGAAGCATTGCATCCCAGGCCAAGGCCAAGTTCTTCAGCATCAATCCATCCTCCCTAACCTCCAAGTGGGTCGGCGAAGCCGAGAAGCTGGTTAAAACTTTGTTCGCCGTGGCCGCTGCACATCAGCCAGCT ATCATCTTTATAGACGAAGTCGATTCCCTGCTGTCAAAGCGTTCGGGGAACGAGAACGAGAGTACCCTGCGGCTGAAGAACGAGTTTCTCATCCACCTGGATGGCGCAGCCAGTAATGAGGAGGTTAGGCTGCTGGTAATTGGAGCCACCAACCGGCCGCAGGAGTTAGACGAGGCGGTGCGTCGGCGATTTGTGCGCCGCTTGTATGTGCCGCTGCCCACGAAGGAGGCGCGCCAGAAAATCATAGAAAAGATTCTGCGGCAGGTGAAGCACAGCCTGGATGGTACGGAAATTAATGAGCTGGCCGAGCTCACCGATGGCTATTCTGGAGCGGATGTGGACTCGCTGTGCCGCTACGCTTCTATGGCTCCTCTTCGCCTGCTGACACCCGACCAAATGGAGGTCATCGAAACGCATCAG TTGCCCGCCGTTACCATAATTGATTTTAAGCAGGCTTTAAGGGATATTTCGAAAAGCGTTTCTGCCGATGACTGCAAGCAATTTGAGGCCTGGAATGACGTTTATGGCGTCCGACATTAA